A genomic segment from Manduca sexta isolate Smith_Timp_Sample1 chromosome 13, JHU_Msex_v1.0, whole genome shotgun sequence encodes:
- the LOC115445496 gene encoding translation initiation factor IF-2 has protein sequence MTGYARGEAEFAAADRFRRDARPASLAPRDYSVPLHVDCSIEYELPDCAKPPQGVKIEPLLMIHPSHFRRLESLRRVPFVNNLPRGDAAAAAAVTPASRARAPRQPRRCCRAAPAPAAPQPQPVAAQAARARPAVPVEEAPRAAACYRFESYAPEGGGMGGGKAARARLKPHPYLPAEALERLDCDIARALPPPAAPYDRFDKRALQQLPIYM, from the coding sequence ATGACGGGCTACGCCCGCGGCGAGGCCGAGTTCGCCGCCGCCGACCGCTTCCGCAGGGACGCGCGTCCCGCGTCGCTCGCCCCCAGGGACTACTCGGTGCCTTTACACGTAGACTGCAGTATCGAATACGAGCTTCCCGACTGTGCCAAGCCGCCGCAGGGCGTCAAGATCGAGCCGCTCCTCATGATCCACCCATCGCACTTCCGGAGGCTCGAGAGCCTGCGGCGCGTGCCGTTCGTGAACAACCTGCCGCGCGGCGACGCGGCTGCGGCCGCCGCCGTCACGCCGGCCAGCAGAGCCCGCGCACCACGTCAGCCCCGGCGCTGCTGCCGAGCGGCGCCAGCGCCGGCCGCGCCACAGCCGCAGCCGGTGGCGGCGCAGGCGGCGAGAGCGCGACCCGCGGTGCCGGTGGAAGAGGCTCCGCGCGCGGCCGCGTGCTACCGCTTCGAGTCATACGCGCCCGAGGGCGGCGGTATGGGCGGCGGCAAGGCAGCCCGCGCGCGACTCAAGCCGCACCCGTACCTGCCGGCGGAGGCGCTGGAACGGCTGGACTGTGATATCGCGCGGGCGctgccgccgcccgccgcgccctaCGACCGCTTCGACAAGCGCGCGCTGCAGCAGCTGCCGATCTACATGTag